A window from Bubalus kerabau isolate K-KA32 ecotype Philippines breed swamp buffalo chromosome 5, PCC_UOA_SB_1v2, whole genome shotgun sequence encodes these proteins:
- the LOC129653633 gene encoding pregnancy-associated glycoprotein 1-like: protein MLQTQSSLITWSQERNMKWLVLLGLVAFSECIVKIPLRRVKTVRNTVSGKNTLNNCLKEHAYRLSQISFRDSNLTTLSLRNIMDMLYMGNITIGAPPQEFQVVFDTGSSDLWVPSDFCTSPTCSTHVRFRHLQSSTIWPTNKTFLITYTSGGIKGIVVRDTVRGTIGHLVSTDQLFSLSLVEYGFDGIPFDGILGLNYPNISSSGAIPIFDKLKNQGAISDPVFAFYLSKYKQEGSVVMFGGVDECYYEGELNWVPLIQVGDWIVHMDCISMKRKVIACSGGCHAIFDTGTSVIEGPSTLVNNIQKLIGATPRGSKHYVSCSAVNTLAYIIFTINGINYPVPDRAYILKDSRRHCYTTFEQNKVSSSKETWILGYVFRRLYFSVFD from the exons ATGCTACAAACCCAAAGTTCCCTGATTACTTGGAGCCAGGAAAGAAACATGAAGTGGCTTGTGCTCCTCGGGCTGGTGGCCTTCTCAGAATGCATAGTCAA AATACCTCTAAGGAGAGTGAAGACCGTGAGAAATACCGTCAGTGGAAAAAACACGCTGAACAATTGCCTGAAGGAGCATGCTTATAGACTGTCCCAGATTTCTTTTCGTGACTCAAATCTAACTACTCTCTCGCTAAGGAACATTATGGAT ATGCTGTACATGGGTAACATCACCATTGGAGCACCCCCTCAGGAATTCCAGGTTGTCTTTGACACAGGCTCATCTGACTTGTGGGTGCCCTCCGACTTTTGCACTAGTCCAACCTGTT CTACACATGTTAGGTTCAGACATCTTCAGTCTTCCACCATCTGGCCTACCAATAAGACCTTCCTCATCACCTACACATCTGGGGGAATTAAAGGAATTGTTGTTCGTGACACAGTTCGGGGAACA ATTGGGCACCTTGTAAGCACTGACCAGCTGTTCAGTCTAAGCCTGGTGGAATACGGGTTTGATGGTATACCTTTTGATGGCATCTTGGGCTTGAACTACCCAAACATATCCTCCTCTGGAGCCATCCCCATCTTTGACAAGCTGAAGAATCAAGGTGCCATTTCTGATCCTGTTTTTGCCTTCTACTTGAGCAA ATACAAGCAGGAGGGCAGTGTGGTGATGTTTGGTGGGGTGGACGAATGCTACTATGAGGGAGAGCTCAACTGGGTACCATTGATCCAAGTGGGCGACTGGATTGTACACATGGACTG CATCTCCATGAAAAGAAAGGTTATTGCTTGTTCTGGTGGCTGCCACGCCATTTTTGACACTGGGACATCAGTGATTGAAGGCCCAAGTACACTGGTCAATAACATACAGAAGCTCATTGGTGCCACACCACGGGGTTCCAAG CACTACGTTTCATGTTCTGCAGTCAATACCCTGGCCTATATTATCTTCACCATCAACGGCATCAACTACCCAGTGCCAGATCGAGCCTACATCCTCAAG GATTCTAGAAGACACTGCTACACAACCTTTGAACAGAACAAAGTGAGTTCATCTAAAGAGACCTGGATCCTGGGTTATGTCTTCCGGAGGCTGTATTTTTCCGTCTTTGATTGA